The following are from one region of the Mus musculus strain NOD/ShiLtJ chromosome 17 genomic scaffold, GRCm38.p6 alternate locus group NOD/ShiLtJ MMCHR17_CHO_IDD1 genome:
- the Bag6 gene encoding large proline-rich protein BAG6 isoform 14 (isoform 14 is encoded by transcript variant 30) — protein MEPSDSASTAMEEPDSLEVLVKTLDSQTRTFIVGAQMNVKEFKEHIAASVSIPSEKQRLIYQGRVLQDDKKLQEYNVGGKVIHLVERAPPQTQLPSGASSGTGSASATHGGAPLPGTRGPGASVHDRNANSYVMVGTFNLPSDGSAVDVHINMEQAPIQSEPRVRLVMAQHMIRDIQTLLSRMECRGGTQAQASQPPPQTPQTVASETVALNSQTSEPVESEAPPREPMESEEMEERPPTQTPELAPSGPAPAGPAPAGPAPAPETNAPNHPSPAEHVEVLQELQRLQRRLQPFLQRYCEVLGAAATTDYNNNHEGREEDQRLINLVGESLRLLGNTFVALSDLRCNLACAPPRHLHVVRPMSHYTTPMVLQQAAIPIQINVGTTVTMTGNGARPPPAPGAEAATPGSAQATSLPPSSTTVDSSTEGAPPPGPAPPPASSHPRVIRISHQSVEPVVMMHMNIQDSGAQPGGVPSAPTGPLGPPGHGQTLGQQVPGFPTAPTRVVIARPTPPQARPSHPGGPPVSGALGAGLGTNTSLAQMVSGLVGQLLMQPVLVAQGTPGMAQAQAQAQAQAQAQAQAPAPAPAPAPAPATASASAGTTNTATTAGPAPGGPAQPPPPQPSAADLQFSQLLGNLLGPAGPGAGGPGMASPTITVAMPGVPAFLQGMTDFLQASQTAPPPPPPPPPPPPAPEQQSTPPPGSPSGGTASPGGLGPESLPPEFFTSVVQGVLSSLLGSLGARAGSSESIAAFIQRLSGSSNIFEPGADGALGFFGALLSLLCQNFSMVDVVMLLHGHFQPLQRLQPQLRSFFHQHYLGGQEPTPSNIRMATHTLITGLEEYVRESFSLVQVQPGVDIIRTNLEFLQEQFNSIAAHVLHCTDSGFGARLLELCNQGLFECLALNLHCLGGQQMELAAVINGRIRRMSRGVNPSLVSWLTTMMGLRLQVVLEHMPVGPDAILRYVRRVGDPPQTLPEEPMEVQGAERTSPEPQRENASPAPGTTAEEAMSRGPPPAPEGGSRDEQDGASADAEPWAAAVPPQDIQSQRKVKPQPPLSDAYLSGMPAKRRKLRSDIQKRLQEDPNYSPQRFPNAHRAFADDP, from the exons ATGGAGCCGAGTGATAGTGCCAGTACCGCTATGGAGGAGCCTGACAGCCTGGAGGTACTGGTGAAGACCCTGGACTCTCAGACTCGGACTTTTATTGTGGGGGCCCAG ATGAATGTAaaggagtttaaggaacacataGCTGCCTCTGTCAGCATCCCTTCCGAGAAACAGCGGCTCATCTACCAGGGCCGGGTCCTACAAGACGACAAGAAGCTCCAGGAGTACA ACGTTGGGGGAAAGGTTATTCACCTGGTGGAACGGGCTCCTCCTCAGACTCAGCTTCCttctggagcatcttctgggacaggctctgCCTCAGCAACTCATGGTGGGGCACCCCTGCCTGGCACTCGGGGCCCTGGGGCTTCTGTTCATGACCGGAATGCCAACAGCTATGTCATGGTTGGAACCTTCAATCTTCCT AGTGACGGCTCTGCTGTGGATGTTCACATCAACATGGAACAGGCCCCAATTCAG AGTGAGCCCCGGGTCCGGCTGGTGATGGCTCAGCACATGATTAGGGATATACAGACCTTACTGTCCCGGATGGAG TGTCGAGGGGGAACCCAAGCTCAGGCCAGTCAGCCACCCCCGCAGACACCGCAGACTGTGGCCTCAGAGacggtagccttgaactcacaaacatcAGAACCAGTCGAAAGTGAAGCTCCTCCTCGAGAGCCCATGGAGTCAGAAGAAATGGAGGAACGTCCCCCAACCCAGACTCCAGAGCTTGCGCCCTCAGGCCCAGCTCCCGCAGGCCCAGCTCCCGCAGGCCCAGCTCCCGCGCCAGAGACAAATGCACCCAA CCACCCTTCCCCCGCAGAGCACGTGGAGGTGCTCCAGGAGCTTCAGCGCTTGCAGCGCCGTCTTCAGCCTTTCCTACAGCGCTACTGCGAGGTCCTGGGCGCTGCTGCCACCACAGACTACAACAACAAC CATGAGGGCCGTGAGGAGGACCAGAGGTTGATCAACTTGGTTGGGGAGAGCCTGCGGCTACTGGGCAACACTTTCGTGGCATTGTCTGATCTGCGCTGCAATCTAGCCTGTGCACCCCCACGGCACCTGCACGTGGTTCGGCCTATGTCTCACTACACGACTCCCATGGTGCTCCAGCAGGCAGCCATTCCCATTCAG ATCAATGTGGGGACTACTGTGACCATGACAGGCAATGGGGCTCGGCCTCCACCAGCTCCTGGTGCGGAGGCAGCAACCCCAGGTTCTGCCCAGGCCacatccctgcctccctcttccaCCACTGTTGATTCATCAACTGAAGGAGCTCCCCCACCAGGGCCAGCACCGCCACCAGCCTCCAGCCACCCACGGGTCATCCGGATTTCCCACCAGAGTGTGGAGCCCGTGGTCATGATGCACATGAACATTCAAG ATTCTGGAGCACAGCCTGGTGGTGTGCCAAGTGCTCCCACTGGTCCACTGGGACCTCCTGGTCATGGACAGACCCTGG GACAGCAGGTGCCCGGCTTCCCAACAGCACCAACTCGGGTGGTGATTGCCCGGCCAACTCCTCCACAGGCTCGGCCTTCCCATCCTGGgggacctccagtctctggaGCTCTG GGCGCTGGGCTGGGTACAAACACTTCATTGGCCCAGATGGTGAGCGGCCTTGTGGGGCAACTTCTTATGCAGCCTGTTCTTGTGG CTCAGGGGACTCCAGGAATGGCTCAGgctcaggcccaggcccaggctcaggcccaggcccaggcccaggctccagctccggctccggctccagctccagctcctgccACTGCTTCAGCTAGTGCTGGTACTACCAACACAGCTACCACAGCTGGCCCTGCTCCTGGGGGTCCTGCccagcctccacctcctcagCCCTCTGCAGCTGATCTTCAGTTCTCTCAGCTCCTGGGAAATCTGCTGGGGCCTGCAGGGCCAGGGGCTGGGGGGCCAGGCATGGCTTCTCCCACCATCACTGTGGCAATGCCTGGTGTCCCTGCTTTTCTCCAGGGCATGACTGATTTTTTGCAG GCATCACAGACTGcccctccaccccctccacctcctccacccccaccccctgccccagagCAGCAGAGCACACCCCCACCAGGGTCTCCTTCTGGTGGAACAGCAAGCCCTGGAGGCTTAGGTCCTGAGAGCCTGCCACCAGAGTTTTTCACCTCAGTGGTGCAGGGCGTGTTGAGCTCCCTCCTGGGCTCCTTGGGGGCTCGAGCTGGCAGCAGTGAGAGTATCGCTGCCTTCATCCAACGCCTCAGTGGATCCAGCAACATCTTTGAGCCTGGGGCTGATGGCGCCCTTG GATTCTTCGGAGCTCTGCTCTCTCTCCTGTGCCAGAATTTCTCCATGGTGGATGTGGTGATGCTTCTCCATGGCCATTTCCAGCCACTGCAGCGGCTCCAGCCACAGCTGCGATCTTTCTTCCACCAGCACTACCTGGGTGGCCAGGAGCCCACGCCTAGCAACATCCGG ATGGCGACCCACACACTGATCACTGGGCTGGAAGAGTATGTAAGGGAGAGTTTT TCTTTGGTACAGGTTCAGCCAGGTGTGGATATCATCCGGACAAATTTAGAATTTCTCCAAGAGCAGTTTAACAGCATTGCTGCTCATGTGCTGCACTGTACAG ACAGTGGATTTGGAGCCCGGTTGCTGGAGCTGTGTAACCAGGgcctgtttgaatgcttggccctgaACCTCCACTGCTTGGGGGGACAGCAAATGGAGCTTGCTGCTGTCATCAATGGTCGAATT CGCCGCATGTCTCGCGGGGTGAATCCATCCTTGGTGAGCTGGCTGACAACCATGATGGGACTGAGGCTTCAGGTGGTCTTGGAGCACATGCCTGTGGGTCCCGACGCCATCCTCAGATATGTTCGTAGGGTTGGTGATCCTCCTCAG ACACTTCCTGAAGAGCCGATGGAAGTTCAGGGAGCAGAAAGAACTTCCCCTGAACCTCAG AGAGAGAATGCTTCCCCAGCCCCTGGAACAACAGCAGAAGAAGCCATGTCCCGAGGCCCGCCCCCTGCTCCTGAAGGAGGTTCCCGAGATGAACAGGATGGAGCTTCAGCTGATGCAGAACCCTGGGCAGCTGCAGTCCCCCCT CAGGACATTCAGAGCCAGCGGAAGGTGAAACCTCAGCCGCCCCTGAGTGATGCCTACCTCAGTGGCATGCCTGCCAAGAGACGAAAG CTCCGGTCTGATATCCAAAAACGACTGCAGGAAGATCCCAACTACAGCCCCCAGCGCTTCCCTAATGCCCATCGGGCATTTGCTGATGACCCCTAG
- the Bag6 gene encoding large proline-rich protein BAG6 isoform 6 (isoform 6 is encoded by transcript variant 6), producing the protein MEPSDSASTAMEEPDSLEVLVKTLDSQTRTFIVGAQMNVKEFKEHIAASVSIPSEKQRLIYQGRVLQDDKKLQEYNVGGKVIHLVERAPPQTQLPSGASSGTGSASATHGGAPLPGTRGPGASVHDRNANSYVMVGTFNLPSEPRVRLVMAQHMIRDIQTLLSRMECRGGTQAQASQPPPQTPQTVASETVALNSQTSEPVESEAPPREPMESEEMEERPPTQTPELAPSGPAPAGPAPAGPAPAPETNAPNHPSPAEHVEVLQELQRLQRRLQPFLQRYCEVLGAAATTDYNNNHEGREEDQRLINLVGESLRLLGNTFVALSDLRCNLACAPPRHLHVVRPMSHYTTPMVLQQAAIPIQINVGTTVTMTGNGARPPPAPGAEAATPGSAQATSLPPSSTTVDSSTEGAPPPGPAPPPASSHPRVIRISHQSVEPVVMMHMNIQDSGAQPGGVPSAPTGPLGPPGHGQTLGSTLIQLPSLPPEFMHAVAHQITHQAMVAAVASAAAGQQVPGFPTAPTRVVIARPTPPQARPSHPGGPPVSGALQGAGLGTNTSLAQMVSGLVGQLLMQPVLVAQGTPGMAQAQAQAQAQAQAQAQAPAPAPAPAPAPATASASAGTTNTATTAGPAPGGPAQPPPPQPSAADLQFSQLLGNLLGPAGPGAGGPGMASPTITVAMPGVPAFLQGMTDFLQASQTAPPPPPPPPPPPPAPEQQSTPPPGSPSGGTASPGGLGPESLPPEFFTSVVQGVLSSLLGSLGARAGSSESIAAFIQRLSGSSNIFEPGADGALGFFGALLSLLCQNFSMVDVVMLLHGHFQPLQRLQPQLRSFFHQHYLGGQEPTPSNIRMATHTLITGLEEYVRESFSLVQVQPGVDIIRTNLEFLQEQFNSIAAHVLHCTDSGFGARLLELCNQGLFECLALNLHCLGGQQMELAAVINGRIRRMSRGVNPSLVSWLTTMMGLRLQVVLEHMPVGPDAILRYVRRVGDPPQTLPEEPMEVQGAERTSPEPQRENASPAPGTTAEEAMSRGPPPAPEGGSRDEQDGASADAEPWAAAVPPEWVPIIQQDIQSQRKVKPQPPLSDAYLSGMPAKRRKTMQGEGPQLLLSEAVSRAAKAAGARPLTSPESLSRDLEAPEVQESYRQQLRSDIQKRLQEDPNYSPQRFPNAHRAFADDP; encoded by the exons ATGGAGCCGAGTGATAGTGCCAGTACCGCTATGGAGGAGCCTGACAGCCTGGAGGTACTGGTGAAGACCCTGGACTCTCAGACTCGGACTTTTATTGTGGGGGCCCAG ATGAATGTAaaggagtttaaggaacacataGCTGCCTCTGTCAGCATCCCTTCCGAGAAACAGCGGCTCATCTACCAGGGCCGGGTCCTACAAGACGACAAGAAGCTCCAGGAGTACA ACGTTGGGGGAAAGGTTATTCACCTGGTGGAACGGGCTCCTCCTCAGACTCAGCTTCCttctggagcatcttctgggacaggctctgCCTCAGCAACTCATGGTGGGGCACCCCTGCCTGGCACTCGGGGCCCTGGGGCTTCTGTTCATGACCGGAATGCCAACAGCTATGTCATGGTTGGAACCTTCAATCTTCCT AGTGAGCCCCGGGTCCGGCTGGTGATGGCTCAGCACATGATTAGGGATATACAGACCTTACTGTCCCGGATGGAG TGTCGAGGGGGAACCCAAGCTCAGGCCAGTCAGCCACCCCCGCAGACACCGCAGACTGTGGCCTCAGAGacggtagccttgaactcacaaacatcAGAACCAGTCGAAAGTGAAGCTCCTCCTCGAGAGCCCATGGAGTCAGAAGAAATGGAGGAACGTCCCCCAACCCAGACTCCAGAGCTTGCGCCCTCAGGCCCAGCTCCCGCAGGCCCAGCTCCCGCAGGCCCAGCTCCCGCGCCAGAGACAAATGCACCCAA CCACCCTTCCCCCGCAGAGCACGTGGAGGTGCTCCAGGAGCTTCAGCGCTTGCAGCGCCGTCTTCAGCCTTTCCTACAGCGCTACTGCGAGGTCCTGGGCGCTGCTGCCACCACAGACTACAACAACAAC CATGAGGGCCGTGAGGAGGACCAGAGGTTGATCAACTTGGTTGGGGAGAGCCTGCGGCTACTGGGCAACACTTTCGTGGCATTGTCTGATCTGCGCTGCAATCTAGCCTGTGCACCCCCACGGCACCTGCACGTGGTTCGGCCTATGTCTCACTACACGACTCCCATGGTGCTCCAGCAGGCAGCCATTCCCATTCAG ATCAATGTGGGGACTACTGTGACCATGACAGGCAATGGGGCTCGGCCTCCACCAGCTCCTGGTGCGGAGGCAGCAACCCCAGGTTCTGCCCAGGCCacatccctgcctccctcttccaCCACTGTTGATTCATCAACTGAAGGAGCTCCCCCACCAGGGCCAGCACCGCCACCAGCCTCCAGCCACCCACGGGTCATCCGGATTTCCCACCAGAGTGTGGAGCCCGTGGTCATGATGCACATGAACATTCAAG ATTCTGGAGCACAGCCTGGTGGTGTGCCAAGTGCTCCCACTGGTCCACTGGGACCTCCTGGTCATGGACAGACCCTGG GCTCCACCCTCATCCAGctgccctccctgccccctgaGTTCATGCACGCCGTCGCCCACCAGATCACTCATCAGGCCATGGTGGCAGCTGTTGCCTCCGCGGCCGCAG GACAGCAGGTGCCCGGCTTCCCAACAGCACCAACTCGGGTGGTGATTGCCCGGCCAACTCCTCCACAGGCTCGGCCTTCCCATCCTGGgggacctccagtctctggaGCTCTG CAGGGCGCTGGGCTGGGTACAAACACTTCATTGGCCCAGATGGTGAGCGGCCTTGTGGGGCAACTTCTTATGCAGCCTGTTCTTGTGG CTCAGGGGACTCCAGGAATGGCTCAGgctcaggcccaggcccaggctcaggcccaggcccaggcccaggctccagctccggctccggctccagctccagctcctgccACTGCTTCAGCTAGTGCTGGTACTACCAACACAGCTACCACAGCTGGCCCTGCTCCTGGGGGTCCTGCccagcctccacctcctcagCCCTCTGCAGCTGATCTTCAGTTCTCTCAGCTCCTGGGAAATCTGCTGGGGCCTGCAGGGCCAGGGGCTGGGGGGCCAGGCATGGCTTCTCCCACCATCACTGTGGCAATGCCTGGTGTCCCTGCTTTTCTCCAGGGCATGACTGATTTTTTGCAG GCATCACAGACTGcccctccaccccctccacctcctccacccccaccccctgccccagagCAGCAGAGCACACCCCCACCAGGGTCTCCTTCTGGTGGAACAGCAAGCCCTGGAGGCTTAGGTCCTGAGAGCCTGCCACCAGAGTTTTTCACCTCAGTGGTGCAGGGCGTGTTGAGCTCCCTCCTGGGCTCCTTGGGGGCTCGAGCTGGCAGCAGTGAGAGTATCGCTGCCTTCATCCAACGCCTCAGTGGATCCAGCAACATCTTTGAGCCTGGGGCTGATGGCGCCCTTG GATTCTTCGGAGCTCTGCTCTCTCTCCTGTGCCAGAATTTCTCCATGGTGGATGTGGTGATGCTTCTCCATGGCCATTTCCAGCCACTGCAGCGGCTCCAGCCACAGCTGCGATCTTTCTTCCACCAGCACTACCTGGGTGGCCAGGAGCCCACGCCTAGCAACATCCGG ATGGCGACCCACACACTGATCACTGGGCTGGAAGAGTATGTAAGGGAGAGTTTT TCTTTGGTACAGGTTCAGCCAGGTGTGGATATCATCCGGACAAATTTAGAATTTCTCCAAGAGCAGTTTAACAGCATTGCTGCTCATGTGCTGCACTGTACAG ACAGTGGATTTGGAGCCCGGTTGCTGGAGCTGTGTAACCAGGgcctgtttgaatgcttggccctgaACCTCCACTGCTTGGGGGGACAGCAAATGGAGCTTGCTGCTGTCATCAATGGTCGAATT CGCCGCATGTCTCGCGGGGTGAATCCATCCTTGGTGAGCTGGCTGACAACCATGATGGGACTGAGGCTTCAGGTGGTCTTGGAGCACATGCCTGTGGGTCCCGACGCCATCCTCAGATATGTTCGTAGGGTTGGTGATCCTCCTCAG ACACTTCCTGAAGAGCCGATGGAAGTTCAGGGAGCAGAAAGAACTTCCCCTGAACCTCAG AGAGAGAATGCTTCCCCAGCCCCTGGAACAACAGCAGAAGAAGCCATGTCCCGAGGCCCGCCCCCTGCTCCTGAAGGAGGTTCCCGAGATGAACAGGATGGAGCTTCAGCTGATGCAGAACCCTGGGCAGCTGCAGTCCCCCCT gaaTGGGTCCCTATTATCCAGCAGGACATTCAGAGCCAGCGGAAGGTGAAACCTCAGCCGCCCCTGAGTGATGCCTACCTCAGTGGCATGCCTGCCAAGAGACGAAAG ACAATGCAGGGTGAGGGCCCCCAGCTGCTACTCTCAGAGGCAGTGAGCCGGGCAGCTAAGGCAGCCGGAGCTCGGCCCCTGACAAGCCCCGAGAGCCTGAGCCGGGACCTGGAGGCACCAGAGGTTCAGGAGAGCTACAGGCAGCAG CTCCGGTCTGATATCCAAAAACGACTGCAGGAAGATCCCAACTACAGCCCCCAGCGCTTCCCTAATGCCCATCGGGCATTTGCTGATGACCCCTAG
- the Bag6 gene encoding large proline-rich protein BAG6 isoform 7 (isoform 7 is encoded by transcript variant 7) — MEPSDSASTAMEEPDSLEVLVKTLDSQTRTFIVGAQMNVKEFKEHIAASVSIPSEKQRLIYQGRVLQDDKKLQEYNVGGKVIHLVERAPPQTQLPSGASSGTGSASATHGGAPLPGTRGPGASVHDRNANSYVMVGTFNLPSDGSAVDVHINMEQAPIQSEPRVRLVMAQHMIRDIQTLLSRMECRGGTQAQASQPPPQTPQTVASETVALNSQTSEPVESEAPPREPMESEEMEERPPTQTPELAPSGPAPAGPAPAGPAPAPETNAPNHPSPAEHVEVLQELQRLQRRLQPFLQRYCEVLGAAATTDYNNNHEGREEDQRLINLVGESLRLLGNTFVALSDLRCNLACAPPRHLHVVRPMSHYTTPMVLQQAAIPIQINVGTTVTMTGNGARPPPAPGAEAATPGSAQATSLPPSSTTVDSSTEGAPPPGPAPPPASSHPRVIRISHQSVEPVVMMHMNIQDSGAQPGGVPSAPTGPLGPPGHGQTLGQQVPGFPTAPTRVVIARPTPPQARPSHPGGPPVSGALQGAGLGTNTSLAQMVSGLVGQLLMQPVLVAQGTPGMAQAQAQAQAQAQAQAQAPAPAPAPAPAPATASASAGTTNTATTAGPAPGGPAQPPPPQPSAADLQFSQLLGNLLGPAGPGAGGPGMASPTITVAMPGVPAFLQGMTDFLQASQTAPPPPPPPPPPPPAPEQQSTPPPGSPSGGTASPGGLGPESLPPEFFTSVVQGVLSSLLGSLGARAGSSESIAAFIQRLSGSSNIFEPGADGALGFFGALLSLLCQNFSMVDVVMLLHGHFQPLQRLQPQLRSFFHQHYLGGQEPTPSNIRMATHTLITGLEEYVRESFSLVQVQPGVDIIRTNLEFLQEQFNSIAAHVLHCTDSGFGARLLELCNQGLFECLALNLHCLGGQQMELAAVINGRIRRMSRGVNPSLVSWLTTMMGLRLQVVLEHMPVGPDAILRYVRRVGDPPQTLPEEPMEVQGAERTSPEPQRENASPAPGTTAEEAMSRGPPPAPEGGSRDEQDGASADAEPWAAAVPPQDIQSQRKVKPQPPLSDAYLSGMPAKRRKTMQGEGPQLLLSEAVSRAAKAAGARPLTSPESLSRDLEAPEVQESYRQQLRSDIQKRLQEDPNYSPQRFPNAHRAFADDP; from the exons ATGGAGCCGAGTGATAGTGCCAGTACCGCTATGGAGGAGCCTGACAGCCTGGAGGTACTGGTGAAGACCCTGGACTCTCAGACTCGGACTTTTATTGTGGGGGCCCAG ATGAATGTAaaggagtttaaggaacacataGCTGCCTCTGTCAGCATCCCTTCCGAGAAACAGCGGCTCATCTACCAGGGCCGGGTCCTACAAGACGACAAGAAGCTCCAGGAGTACA ACGTTGGGGGAAAGGTTATTCACCTGGTGGAACGGGCTCCTCCTCAGACTCAGCTTCCttctggagcatcttctgggacaggctctgCCTCAGCAACTCATGGTGGGGCACCCCTGCCTGGCACTCGGGGCCCTGGGGCTTCTGTTCATGACCGGAATGCCAACAGCTATGTCATGGTTGGAACCTTCAATCTTCCT AGTGACGGCTCTGCTGTGGATGTTCACATCAACATGGAACAGGCCCCAATTCAG AGTGAGCCCCGGGTCCGGCTGGTGATGGCTCAGCACATGATTAGGGATATACAGACCTTACTGTCCCGGATGGAG TGTCGAGGGGGAACCCAAGCTCAGGCCAGTCAGCCACCCCCGCAGACACCGCAGACTGTGGCCTCAGAGacggtagccttgaactcacaaacatcAGAACCAGTCGAAAGTGAAGCTCCTCCTCGAGAGCCCATGGAGTCAGAAGAAATGGAGGAACGTCCCCCAACCCAGACTCCAGAGCTTGCGCCCTCAGGCCCAGCTCCCGCAGGCCCAGCTCCCGCAGGCCCAGCTCCCGCGCCAGAGACAAATGCACCCAA CCACCCTTCCCCCGCAGAGCACGTGGAGGTGCTCCAGGAGCTTCAGCGCTTGCAGCGCCGTCTTCAGCCTTTCCTACAGCGCTACTGCGAGGTCCTGGGCGCTGCTGCCACCACAGACTACAACAACAAC CATGAGGGCCGTGAGGAGGACCAGAGGTTGATCAACTTGGTTGGGGAGAGCCTGCGGCTACTGGGCAACACTTTCGTGGCATTGTCTGATCTGCGCTGCAATCTAGCCTGTGCACCCCCACGGCACCTGCACGTGGTTCGGCCTATGTCTCACTACACGACTCCCATGGTGCTCCAGCAGGCAGCCATTCCCATTCAG ATCAATGTGGGGACTACTGTGACCATGACAGGCAATGGGGCTCGGCCTCCACCAGCTCCTGGTGCGGAGGCAGCAACCCCAGGTTCTGCCCAGGCCacatccctgcctccctcttccaCCACTGTTGATTCATCAACTGAAGGAGCTCCCCCACCAGGGCCAGCACCGCCACCAGCCTCCAGCCACCCACGGGTCATCCGGATTTCCCACCAGAGTGTGGAGCCCGTGGTCATGATGCACATGAACATTCAAG ATTCTGGAGCACAGCCTGGTGGTGTGCCAAGTGCTCCCACTGGTCCACTGGGACCTCCTGGTCATGGACAGACCCTGG GACAGCAGGTGCCCGGCTTCCCAACAGCACCAACTCGGGTGGTGATTGCCCGGCCAACTCCTCCACAGGCTCGGCCTTCCCATCCTGGgggacctccagtctctggaGCTCTG CAGGGCGCTGGGCTGGGTACAAACACTTCATTGGCCCAGATGGTGAGCGGCCTTGTGGGGCAACTTCTTATGCAGCCTGTTCTTGTGG CTCAGGGGACTCCAGGAATGGCTCAGgctcaggcccaggcccaggctcaggcccaggcccaggcccaggctccagctccggctccggctccagctccagctcctgccACTGCTTCAGCTAGTGCTGGTACTACCAACACAGCTACCACAGCTGGCCCTGCTCCTGGGGGTCCTGCccagcctccacctcctcagCCCTCTGCAGCTGATCTTCAGTTCTCTCAGCTCCTGGGAAATCTGCTGGGGCCTGCAGGGCCAGGGGCTGGGGGGCCAGGCATGGCTTCTCCCACCATCACTGTGGCAATGCCTGGTGTCCCTGCTTTTCTCCAGGGCATGACTGATTTTTTGCAG GCATCACAGACTGcccctccaccccctccacctcctccacccccaccccctgccccagagCAGCAGAGCACACCCCCACCAGGGTCTCCTTCTGGTGGAACAGCAAGCCCTGGAGGCTTAGGTCCTGAGAGCCTGCCACCAGAGTTTTTCACCTCAGTGGTGCAGGGCGTGTTGAGCTCCCTCCTGGGCTCCTTGGGGGCTCGAGCTGGCAGCAGTGAGAGTATCGCTGCCTTCATCCAACGCCTCAGTGGATCCAGCAACATCTTTGAGCCTGGGGCTGATGGCGCCCTTG GATTCTTCGGAGCTCTGCTCTCTCTCCTGTGCCAGAATTTCTCCATGGTGGATGTGGTGATGCTTCTCCATGGCCATTTCCAGCCACTGCAGCGGCTCCAGCCACAGCTGCGATCTTTCTTCCACCAGCACTACCTGGGTGGCCAGGAGCCCACGCCTAGCAACATCCGG ATGGCGACCCACACACTGATCACTGGGCTGGAAGAGTATGTAAGGGAGAGTTTT TCTTTGGTACAGGTTCAGCCAGGTGTGGATATCATCCGGACAAATTTAGAATTTCTCCAAGAGCAGTTTAACAGCATTGCTGCTCATGTGCTGCACTGTACAG ACAGTGGATTTGGAGCCCGGTTGCTGGAGCTGTGTAACCAGGgcctgtttgaatgcttggccctgaACCTCCACTGCTTGGGGGGACAGCAAATGGAGCTTGCTGCTGTCATCAATGGTCGAATT CGCCGCATGTCTCGCGGGGTGAATCCATCCTTGGTGAGCTGGCTGACAACCATGATGGGACTGAGGCTTCAGGTGGTCTTGGAGCACATGCCTGTGGGTCCCGACGCCATCCTCAGATATGTTCGTAGGGTTGGTGATCCTCCTCAG ACACTTCCTGAAGAGCCGATGGAAGTTCAGGGAGCAGAAAGAACTTCCCCTGAACCTCAG AGAGAGAATGCTTCCCCAGCCCCTGGAACAACAGCAGAAGAAGCCATGTCCCGAGGCCCGCCCCCTGCTCCTGAAGGAGGTTCCCGAGATGAACAGGATGGAGCTTCAGCTGATGCAGAACCCTGGGCAGCTGCAGTCCCCCCT CAGGACATTCAGAGCCAGCGGAAGGTGAAACCTCAGCCGCCCCTGAGTGATGCCTACCTCAGTGGCATGCCTGCCAAGAGACGAAAG ACAATGCAGGGTGAGGGCCCCCAGCTGCTACTCTCAGAGGCAGTGAGCCGGGCAGCTAAGGCAGCCGGAGCTCGGCCCCTGACAAGCCCCGAGAGCCTGAGCCGGGACCTGGAGGCACCAGAGGTTCAGGAGAGCTACAGGCAGCAG CTCCGGTCTGATATCCAAAAACGACTGCAGGAAGATCCCAACTACAGCCCCCAGCGCTTCCCTAATGCCCATCGGGCATTTGCTGATGACCCCTAG